The segment atagcttaagcttttgggagaatttgtaatttaacaagcttttttcaattataaaacTTACTCTACAACACTTTCTTGGCATTCCCAGCAGCATCTTATGCAGCAATCATCCCGTGACAATACCCTCAGTATAAAGCATAAAAATTTTGGTGAATCTAAAATCTTTGATGTTCCAGGATTTGTCCCAATTTTACTAACCCACCAACCTCCCATTGATATACATATAGGGACATCATTCTATCTCAAAAGCTTCATCCAATAGGTTTGCACCCAACTATATATATCAactcttcattttctttactttttctctaTATGGGACTCAACCCTCACACATGCACTCACAATAGACCTCTCCCTCCCATGTGAGCCTCTACCACATCAACCTAGCTTCCCACTGCGTGTGAGTCATTAGCAAATCCAGATTGTGCATACAAGAGTTGCATAAAATGCAGCAATAACCAAATTCACACCAACCACATCAACACCAAGATtctcattcaaaattttttttttgatagataacaAACATTTAAAATTTCGAACCAAAAGTTGAACCATAACTCTAATACCAATTTTTTGGGTTCAGAAGTGTCCCTAGGGTCCAACAAGAGCCTATAGATATATATTGAGGTACCAATTGATATATATTGGGGTACCACTCAAACAGCTTAAGCCAAATGGTTTAGACCAACTATGTCCATCAACTTCTCACTTTCCTTACTTTTTCTATCAATGTGGAAATCAACCCTTACATGTGCACTAAGAACAGTTGCTGCCTTTGGTatagtttgtttttcatcttcttGTTGTGTACAAGAAAGCAAATAGTACTATCTAGTCCTATTTGGTTGGGTAATCTCCACAAAAAGTTACCAAACCAACTTTGTAGCCATAATCTTTGTTATTAGTAAGAAAGAGCTCATTGGGTGTATATGGGGTTTAGTTTTGTGCAACTATTGTAGTCATGTTTGCTAGtaaatttttcttctcaatgcCTGCCTTTGGACATATGTCTAAATCTGAACCATGTAAGTCTCTATCTCTATGTTCCCTGTGTGGTTGTTTGTTctatatttctatttctatacACCCTCTATAATtgatcacacacacacataggagagagagagagagatcaccAAAAAAGAccataaatatcacaataatgATAAAATTCTATCCTCGCAGCCAATCCACCACCCCAACAGTGAGTCATATTAAAATGCATATTGGCATGAAACTTGATGTCTGTTTCATAACGTTCCCTTGAAAGACATAGTAACCCATCTGACAATATCCAATTACCACCACAGATAATGAAAGGTTGTCCATTGACCTTGAACAACCTTTAAATCAAAAATTTGTAGACTACATAtcataatatcaaaataagaacCTAAGTAAAATGTTCTAGAAGGCATATAAAGCAATACCTTCCACTTGTGGCACTATCAATATGGCTCTCAAGCATCAAATTCTCCATATCCCTTTACATCAACAGTAATATGAACATTGTACAAGAACTGTTTTCCCATACCGTTCAGCCACCATAAGTCAGGATTGTAGAGGAAAAGCTACAAATTCATTCCATTATAACCTACAATAGAAGTATTTGGAGCCTAAAACTAGATAAAAATGCCCATGGGGACAGGGCTACCCCAACTTCCATAGGTCCTTGGTTCGACCTCCTAATCAAAATTGAGGATGTTTGAATCCATAATAATTGGATTGACCAAATGCTCAGTAATCAGAAATTACACATCTATAGATACCATTTTGGATAATTCAAGGCACAGATAAGTAATGAAGGCCATATTCCTTGGGCACAGTATGCAATTTATTAACTTGGAGGAGGAGGGGGTCTTTTATGCTTTCACCTTTCTTTAATGGTAATGTACAATATCAATGAAATGAATCGAGAAGGAAATTCATTACCTAAATGTACAATATCATTGTATGATTTTTTAAGAtattgagaaggaaaaaaaaaaaaatctaattttactTTACTGAATCATAAGAGGAAGATATGAGTGTCATAGACAGTCTAGTCTACACACATATTAACAAGGAAAACTGTAGAGGCCAAAAATGGTTCAgctttttaccaaaataaaaataaaaggttcaGCTTTATGACATGCTCTAGCAAAAATCTGATGGTTGACagatatgtatgtatgtgtgtatataaatatatatatatatatatatatatgagataagTTCAAGTTATACCTTTTTATAGCTACTGATTTTCATAACATCTAAGGGTGAAAAAAACACCATTTAGCATATCATTAATATAGAGTTATTAATTGCCACATTAgctaattttcctttaaaaaccCATCCATTCACGGTTCCCAATACTtaatcattttccttttttttttttttttttttttaatagtgaaggaaaaagatattttcaaaatattgttcATACTTCCATAACTATCTCTCACATATTGAATTTCTGGTAGATTTTGCTATTGAGGGAGGTTattgcacaaataaaaatacaaaaccttAATTCAACTTGAGTTACACTTGTGTCCctatttgattttgttgtgtttcATCCTCTTTGGATACTGAAAATTGCAGCTAATAATTGTTACTTGGTCAAGACTTTGTTGATGATGCAATTCTgtgtttaattttgataaatttctcACTTATTGCCTTTATTTCTTTACACAATTTAATACATGGCCATGCAATATTAAATGTTCAAAAGAGCTCTACCTTAGTAAGGATCCCATGTTACAAATTCTATAGAATGAGATTGACTAACTGGTACTGTTATGATCAGAGACAATGGGGGGAAGGATCATTATTAATGGATTACTAAATAATTACTAATTatctaatttctttttattatttgtgtAATAACCTCCCTCAATAGCAAAATCTACAAGAAATTCGATATATGAGAGATAGTTAAGGAAGTATGAacaatattaagaaaatatcattttccatcattttttttttaaaggaaaaagattAAGAGTTAGGTACAGTGAATGTGGGTGGGTTTTTTAAGGAAAGTTAGTTAATGTGGCAATCGATAACTCTATATTAATGGCATATTAAGTGGTGTCTTTTTCTCCCTTAGATCTTATGAAAATCAATGGCTATAAAAAGGTGTAACTCTAACTtgaaccctctctctctctctctctctctctctctctctctctctctctctctctctctatatatatatatatatatatatataagacaaaacttaggtacagtatctTAAGTGTTGTTCCTTAAGTTCCTCTAACTCACTCAATGACCTTCTATGGTTGAGTTAGTAGGATTTTGACCCAACAAGTGCAGTGCGCACAGCCTCAGGGCAATCACTGCTGGTTCCTAGAGAAACTAACAAAGAAATCGTTGTttaatgtattaattaatttgaGACCACTCTGGTGGCAGAAGATCATGAATATCCTTCAACTGTTATCTCCTCATCTTACTATTTCTAAACTCACTCTAATTGCCTGTAAATATATGTATTCGTTTCTCTTACTAATGACTCCTCCcttaagattcagccatgtggctacttaactaaaaaatacacttccatctcatgagaaaaaatccacatggcatAATGTTAAAAGGgaaacctaaggaacagcacctaagtattgtatctaagtcttgcccatatatatatatatataaaacaaggtGAACCACAATCACCACAGTAAATTCTATACATCAAATAGATAAGaccttctttctcaaaaaaaaaaaaaaaaaaaaaaaaaaaaaaaaaaaaataagaccTAAGAGCATATTTAATGAGTAGAAACAAAAGCAATCCTTTAgcttaaagaagaagaacaagtaATTGAGTAAAAAAGAGAGGGTATACCAAGCGTCAGAAGCATAAGGAGGAATGTATTAACACCAAAAGAGACATGGTTATTAATAAACGGACTTCTATGATAAGTATTAAAGGTTGCATAAGATGCTAGAATAAGTCTTCTTCACCTCAATTGGAAAGAAGGACATAGATAGCTCACATAGCCTAGTTCCTTAACTTCAACCCCAAGCCGGtctaatcttgtttttctttttttccatgtGGGGTGGCAATCCAACGGGGCAAAGACTTAAAATTGTGCTAGAGATACTATGAAGTTTGCTCTTAATGGTTGGTAACTTCTTAGTAAAAGAAGATtatcttaaattttgaatttcttaaGAAAGAGGCAAGCTGAAAGAAGACTATTCTTCACAAAATTCTCATAAGAATGAATGCTATCACTAACCTCAGGAAATGTATATTGCACATGTGATCCTACAGGGAATGACAAGTGTTGGTCTGAAGATGCCCTACTAAACAAATGTTTCCCTCAACTCCCATTGTTACTTGGATATTCAAAGAACACTCATCAACCCAGGCACGTCTATTTTCTAACTCTGTTGTAGCATGCAAATACACCCTCTTGTAATTGTCAAAAAACAATGAAACCAAGTGGGGATCAATTATTTTCACTGGCTGCATCAAATAATAAAGCATCAGTATCTGAATTATCTGATTACAATAAGCATAGAACAATTCTCCCGACGGAACAAAAGCACcattatatattgaaattctaattcAGAAAGAATTTCATGACCACAAACAGAAATTAATAAGGAACTACAGAAGAAATCTACACTAAATGTTTCAAAACCATGCATATGTACAGCTTATGAGGGTACTGAATTCCAATTCAATTTGAAATGTCAAAACCAGATAACAATTtccagatttattttttttcttggtaagttACTCATACACCCAAAGGGAATTTGAACCCCCAACCTCACTCACCACCCATACTTATATGGGTTCCATTTGGCCCAAAGAACATTGGCAATTTCcagacaaataaaaattttcagacGATCTTTTGGTTAAAATCTGACCCAATAACAGTGACCAACTACCCAAGTACTGacaaattacaagaaaatagtTCACACAAGGTTGACAAGAAAAAACACTATCAAGTGAAATTTATAGGGAAAGCAACCAAAGGAAAATCTtacaatttcttaaaaattagcaTGAAAATCATTTAAAGAAGTATAAAATCTCAAGATCATATTTTATGTCTTCTGTCATGAATTGCATACCAGCTTACAAtgaaaagttgtaaaaaaaaaaaaaccagaatgTGTAATACTCTCTCCCAGAATCAGCTATATCTATAATTTGTCTCATTTTGAAGCCCATAGAAAGGACCAGGAACAACATTGTTCTCATTACAAGCATCACTAGAATCCAACCTGTAAAATTAATGCCAAATATGGTAAAATAATGAACTCCAGGCAATAAAAACACTTACCCAAATACGCAAATTTGAGAGCTCAATCTTACAAAGCAGACAAGGCttaagttgagagagagagagagagagagagagagagagagagagagagagagagagagagagagagagagagagagagagagagagagagagagagagagagtgactgTGTGTGATTAACTGATTATGTTTGTGTGTCGGTAGTGTCGGTGCATGAGGTGGGtgtgagagagaaggaaaagggAATAAGGGTATCTTTGGTAATATCAAAAATAGGAGGTGCGGCCGAGAATGCcaatgggtccgtttggattgagcttatttttgctgaaactgaaaactgaaactgaaaacactgtagcgaaatattttttaaatatgtaaatagtatcgtgagacccatttttaataaaaaaaattgtgaaaagtggaatttgtgggtccgtgaacagtgcacaaatgcactgttcacactGGAAAAGTCCACATATACGGCTGCACAGTAACTGATCACTCTTGAAAcgcgagaaaaaaaaaaaaaagggaggtgTTTGCTGTGTTACTGTAGCGTGGGTCCCACGCGGAAAACGCAAACGCGCATCAGCAAGAAAACGTCCAGCCCAAACGCCCTCATAGTCTAGAATGAATAAACTCTAATCCTAATTGACTTGCCCGAAGCCTAATTATTGAATTCTTActctagaaaattaaattaaatactaataatttaattaattaataagtctaaaataaaatcccttccttaaaaaaaaaaaattccaatagactaataataaaaatatgattgacttttaaaaaataatataaaattattcatatttcATACATCAAGAACTAATCTGGCATTACACTTTTATATTTAGATGGTGATTCACAGAATTATGTGAGTGGCCATTTTTAAGAATTGCTTTGTTGTGATGATGCTAAGGGATGTCTAACAAATTAACAACCTCTtccattttttacttttcttcttttaaatttttttagtactttAATAGTTAGATTCGAAGAATTTGAAGCCTGAATAGTTCCATCAGAAATACAAGAAGTGCTAACTAGTTAGGTTATAAGGCAGAGAGGTCAACTACTCCCCAagaactccaaaaaaaaaatcttattggtctccaaaaataatgaattaCAACTAGTccccaaaaatttaatttatccaaagagttcaaaaaaaaattttaaataaaaatattatatggtTTGCCATGACATATTGATCATtctaaggggaaaaaaagagactttttaatataatttttttaattcttatgttttttgaattttatcagCCAAAATCATTtagtaaacaaaatatttttcctaatcATTAGGGAAACAAGAGCAAATTGAGAAACAAGAGGttaaggggtttttttttttttttttttttaatttctattttaagGTAATTTCTTGTTcagtcaaaaaataaaaagatgcgTAATTTCCTATTATTGGATATGCATATGTGAGCTTCCCTCttttttaatcaatatatttcatattagtttttttcttcaaaattttgaaggaGATGAGATACTAACTCCTGACAACacatatgtttatttatttatcatcattttttttttttttttttgttaaaacacaATTTTCACCCTTGAAATTTACATGAAATATCATTTTCATTCCTAAAGTTttatttgtcttcttttttcttttgagaaaattatttttgtcattttagtccttaaactTTAACGTTTCGATAAAATTGTTCATAACTCTTAAGTATAACTTTATTGGGCATACGACGGTAGATGGTAATAGATGGAATGATCAATTTGTGAGATACATTAAAGTTTAAGGATTAAagctcatccaaaaaaaaaaaaaaaaaatgtttaaggattaaaaattttaaagacaAAGTAACTGTAACAATGACTAAAATTTTGCATTGGATGGCTATCCTCATAACCATTTACTGAATGCGTTACCAAGACTATCAATAAACACCACATTTAAGATTCCTAAGTCAAAATGTTGTCATATAAATCACACTTCACTTTGGTACAAGAAACAGAGATGGCATCTAGAGCACCTTGACATGCACGGCAACTTACAACAAGGAAAGATATTCAAAGGACAATTATGGCTAAGAAAAGCTAAAAGCTCTTACATTCTTTATTCtcttatctatttttatgtACTGCTCATCACAAGGTACTACTCTGTATGACACTTAAGTTTGAAACATGGCCTTCTTTAAACTTAAActctccctcttttttcttgttcttcatgTTGTGCAAGGAAAAGCATCACGTGATTGTGatggtactctctctctctctctctctctctctctctctctctctctctctctctctctctctctctatatatatatatatatatatatgcaaggttgtcaaaatcgagaTCCTATGTAGGATCGTGGGAGATAGGTGGGATCGTAAATTGTAGGATCGAATCGTAGATCATAAGatcctacattatttgagaaaaaaacaaaaaatacacattggtATGCTAAATAATCtcataaattatatattcattAATATAATTACCATACATCACTACATCCATTTATAAGCATCATTTAAAGAGGCCTAAAACCTCAAAATATGACACTCTAttgggatattttttatttgagtccaACTGACACTCTCTCTACATTAGAGTGGAAAAACTTGGTTtattgggattttatttttcattttggtccaacTGAGCTTTCTGTCAAATTAAAGAAGATTACAAAAAACTGAGGTCATTTGGGATCATTAGAATCGTACGATCTTACCGATTCTGAATGATCACAAAGATCCTTGAAAGATCCAAATCGTTTTGGAcaggtgggatcgtaaaatcgtaggATTCAGATcgggattttgacaaccatgtatatgtgtgtgtgtgcgtacACGCGTGCCATATGGTAATTCATTTCTCTTTCTCACACTTTTTTAGCAATAGTTATTGCACACACACATGTTTTTAACTGAAATCATgactttaattaattagttCCTCGACTTGAAACATAAAATTCATTTTGATTTTCAGTTTGAGTTGTAGGAGAAACAAAGTTTTGGAACAGGCATTTGCTCAATTCCAATCAATGGGCACTGTGTACTTAGGATTACATAGGATTCTTACAGCATTTCATTAAGTTGCTAAACTAGTTTTTTGTGAACTTAATCAAACAAAATCCAGAGCCATCAGGCGGCAACCTTTTGTAAAATCATGAAAGTATGACAAAGTTATTGGAACAGTGCTTAAAGAATTTTGCTGTAGAATAGGATAGCCTGTATAAGAAAAATTGTACACTAACCATTTCATATGTTGATGAGTAAATGGTATTTGGTGCTAAAtaatcttccttttttctttttcttttttctatacCTTTACTTTACTATCctgttaagatttttttttttttttttttttttaaaaaaaaaaaaattaaagaattggCAAAGGATAGACTAGCATTTTCTTCTCAAGCTCCAACATGGCATATTATAAACCTTGAATGCAAAAATCTCAAGCTCCCTGCTTCACCGCTTAATTCCATCAAAGtataaaattatcaattaaCATTGGTAGCTAGTTGTAGAACATAGAGAAGACTACTGCTAAATAGGTTAACTTTGGTGCATTATTTACTTAATCTTCAAACTAATGCAACTTTTACATCTTCACAGCTACATTTGAAAAATATCTCTTGGAGGACCTTAATCTTTATAGGATGTCACTAAATTCCCCCAACTTCACTGAGAACAACAATGCAGCTTACCTAGCTAATAATATTGCAAGTCAATTAAAGAACGAAACTTGTAAAAATGCCTTTCACTACAGCTCCACTCCTGGCACTAAGCCTAATGTCACCGAATATGACAAGCTCATGGATGGTTGTGACATAAAAGAGAATCACACAGTTCAAGGGGTCATATTGCCTGTCTGTGTGCCCAAATTAGACCCATTTTTGGTGCTTTTTAATTATACAACACCTTAATATGCAAAATATCTGAAGGATTCAAACTACACTCAGACTGGGATTGGCTTTGAGGATAATTGGATGGTGGTTGTTTTGAGCACTAACACATCAGCCGGAAACTTTTCCGGTGCAGCTTCTTTGATTGCAAATGTCAGTATGGGTAACTCCTTGGTGGCTTTGTTCATTGGATTTCTTGTTGTTTCTGCAGTGAGCTGAAATGCTCCAAGTGCTTGTCATTTATATACagattttccttatttttgtgtgtttgttgtGTAAAGTTGTGAACTTGGGCGAGGTTGTTTTTTCTTGTCGTAACATATATCATGATTGTAATTGTGCATATTTCTTATGGCAAGTTCATTCTTTTTGAATAGGTAAGATTTGAATAGCAAAAACTTGTTCAGTACATGAATAAGATATGTAGTTCCATAACTATGCTTTGTTAGCTAGCAATGGAGTAATAATTAGAGTGGTAAAGGCCTTGAATTAAATTTGACCATGTTTATTTACTATATTCAATTGATTATAAGCATTCTTTTTAGATCAtgctttattttaaaaagtccAATACACAGTCTTCCTTTAAATTAGTAGCACAAACGGAAGGTCCTTTTTCTCCCTATTCAATTATTCATTATGGCCTTTTATCCTAACTTCTTTTTAGGTGACAAATAGCAAATTGGGTTTATTAAAGATATTTATTAAAGCAAATTAAGAAGTTATTGAggttttcattttattgttaaaacttgaaagttattttggTAATGTTAAGTAATAAAACTTGAAAGATTTTGATTCTCACACATCCACTAATtcacatttttttcaattttcatattcaCTTTTATGCGTTAAAATATGACAATTTTCACATCAATTATGGATGGATGTGAAATAGTGAATGTGTATGAATGTcacacaatatttttccaaacttaAGACCCTACACTGCAAACCTTTTGTAACATGTGGCAAGTGTCTTTGTAAAAGACTAAATGCTACTTAGAGGcgtgatgtgcatgaaatatattttttgatccaatgtgcatgaaatatatacaataaagtaccATCAGATTTGCATAGTtagccttacttttatgttattttgtgacagattatataatatatttgtgttGCAGGTAACAAGGGCAAgccaattgaatcaagccaacttacatccagccaggcatgaattcaagagaggaccaaaaaattaaagaataagaagtgaCCCACCACTTAATCTGACGTGGTAAAAGTGCCAAggataaagaataaagagaagTCCGCATGTGAagtaaaatgaaagaaataaaaagcagagataaagaataaagaataaagctttttctcaaaaaagaagaagaaaagaataaagaataaagagaagCAGCCTGGAGACACGCGAAGGagcaaggaaaagaaaaagaaagaagaagaaatgtggGCTTGGGCTTTCTTCTAACTCCACCGATTGGGGTGagcataattgggttgggtatataaaactcatttacctattaaaactcatttaattaattgcttctaacctaaatccaacccaacccaattattatgagtaaaacccaacccacccaattacccaattattaaaattaccaaaatgcccctaaagtGTAAATAATCAAAGTactctaaaatcttcaaaaataaccaaaataccccaaaacttaaaaattaccaaaataaacctgaaacctacaaaatgaccaaaatacccccgaaacccaaaaaatgaccaaaataaccctaaaaccctaaaaatgaccaaaatacccctaaaactcaaaaaagaccaaaatacccctgaaatccaaaaaatgaccaaaataccgcgaaaacctaaaaatgaccaaaatacccctaaaacccaaaaaatgaccaaaataacttataaacctaaaaatgaccaaaatacccctaaaacctaaatataaccaaaataacccctaaaccttaaaatgactaaaatatcctcgaaatctaaaaaatgaccaaaataccctaaaatctataaaatgacaaaaaaaaccCCTTAAACCTGTAAGTCGataaaaatacaccctaaatttaaaaaattaccaaaatcccccctaaaactaaaaaatgaccaaaatactccctaaacataaaaaatgaccaaaataccacctaaacctaaaaaataactaaaaactcAGGAAACCTAAAGAATGACtgaaatatccccaaaacctaaaaagtgAATGACtgaaatatccccaaaacctaaaaagtgACTAAAAGACctccaaaacctagaaaattaccaaaatagccacaaaatctaaaaaaacctaaaaaattagtgGTATTCCCTCGAAATCtacaaaatgactgaaatactcttagaacctttaatttaatgaaaataccctcgaaacatccaaaataccccaaacccctatttggtaattttagaggcttCAGGTGTATTTTGTTCATCTATAGGATTAGTGGTatgttggtcattttag is part of the Quercus robur chromosome 9, dhQueRobu3.1, whole genome shotgun sequence genome and harbors:
- the LOC126701183 gene encoding uncharacterized GPI-anchored protein At5g19250-like — its product is MSLNSPNFTENNNAAYLANNIASQLKNETCKNAFHYSSTPGTKPNVTEYDKLMDGCDIKENHTVQGVILPVCVPKLDPFLDSNYTQTGIGFEDNWMVVVLSTNTSAGNFSGAASLIANVSMGNSLVALFIGFLVVSAVS